AGCTTAGGCCTACCTTCTATAGATATTTCAAATTCACACAGAAATTCGTACTGATCGGTGCATATTTTATCCATCCATTCATATTTGTCATCTTTTCCTCTCTTCAACCGCACGCAGTCCACGTCTTCGTTTCTGCCATTTATTGCCCACGCGGTGAAATCAGGAACAGTGCCATCCGACCACAAGAGATCTCCTCCAAACTCGTGTGCCGACAGACCGAACCATGCTTCCCTAATGTCAGCACCACGAAGAAGTGTATCAATGAAGTCCTGCTCCTCGGCCGATTTGATGTCGACAAGATGTGCTTTGTCGTCAGCACACTCCGCAGCGGCAGCGGATCTGTCGACCTTTTGACCTCTACCGATTTTGTAGCACGAATTTACCAATTGAAAGGAGTAGTCAGTGGGGCACTCCGTGTGTTCCAGATGTTCTAAGCAAAAACAAGTGAGATGTTAAGTTTTGATTATCTCAATTTGACGTTTTGTCTTGAGATATGCCAATGACCGACCCCGGTGACCGACTTTGAAGTTAGTTTTGATACTTTCGGCATAATGTTCGTTGATTCATTTGCCGACAGACATTCATGCATTATGTTCAAATATAAAACGTATATGTTATACAGAAAGTACAAGCAAAATATGGAGAAAATCTTTCAGTTGAAGTATAATTCCATGTTGAAAAGCGTTTATATTTTAGTAGAGATTTTATCAAATCGTTGAGAATGAAGTTGCCATATTTTGATTCttcaaataatgtaaaatgtcACTCTTTTCGGTGTAGTCCTGCAGATCATTCCAAAAGAGTGGATTTTCACTCTTGAATATTTAGAAAGGAAATTATTCCACCTTACCTTCGGTTTGTTCAAATTCACAAATAAATTTATGATCATGTTCACAGCTCTTGCCCCGCTTATCGACCCATAAATAATCTTCCGAACGGCTCAACAGTGCACAGTACAATTCTTCGGTTCTGCCACGGTTTCTGTCCTCTTCTGCCCACGCGGTGAATTCGAGAACAGATCCATCGGACCACAAGAGATCTCCTCCAACCTCGTGTACAGACAGACCGAACCATGCTTCTTTAACGCTGGCATCACGAAAAAGTGTTTCTATGAAGTCCTGCTCCTCAGCCGATTTGATGTCAACAAGATGTGCTTCATTACTGGCACATTCCGCGGCGGCCTCGGATCTGTCGAGCCTATCTCTGCcgattttgtaacacgaactaccaAATGGAAAGGCGTAATCAGGTGGGCATTCTGCAGACATGAACGGTAAGAAATTAAAGTCAAGTCAGGTTCGTGAATGTatgtagactgtcccacagtctcggttcggtccggcctggataatggaccgatacataattacataatagcctatcaaaatatgatatagtacggtgtctgatctccgccaaactcccccttttataattcatctccccaaattttcagttttccccctttttgcgaaatgcttcccccctttttcaaatattttccccttttaactttcccccttttcaaatagttcccccttttcgactttctcccttttcaaatagttcccccttttcgactttcccccttttcaaatagttcccccttttcgaatttcccccttttcatatagtttcccccttttcgaatttccccttttcctatagtttcccccttttcgaatttccccttttcatgtttccccttttcgaatttccccttttcatatagtttcccccttttcgaatttcccccttttcacatagttcccccttttcgaatttccccttttcatatagtttcccccttttcgaattcccccttttcatgtttcccccttttcgaatttccccttttcatatagttttccccttttcgaatttccccctttcatgtttcccccttttcgaatttccccctttcgaatttccccccttttcatatagttccccttttcgaatttccccttttcgaatttccccttttcatatagtttccccttttcgaattccccccttttcatgtttcccccttttcgaatttccccttttcatatagtttcccctttcgaatttccccttttcatatagtttcccccttttcgaatttcccccttttcatgtttcccctttttcgaatttcccccttttcatatagttcccccttttcgaatttccccttttcatatagtttccccttttcgaatttccccttttcatatagtttcccccttttcgaatttcccccttttcatatagtatcccccttttcgaatttcccccttttcatataggctagtttcccccttttcgacttttcttttcaccttttacataataccattttaaaaacagatatcccccattaaaatagtttctcccttcttaaatttttactcccttttttttttttccccgtttgacgatgcgtaggctttaccagtaggcaCCGACCATCTATAGTGCCATCCTTCATGCTCCGATCGTGCATacatgtacttcgatattgaaataggtccagcctacacgttgaaagcacgtgattgtctgatacaaattcttgagctaaataaaatgatacttattatgtaatttatgaattctaattctataggatatagatctacatttaagaaaaatcataatctgaattatatcatgcaactaattatagacccaggaaaaggccaggagattggaattcgaatcaattagattgccttattaatcgttatttaatattttggacttgtctcgacttttaaaaaagactaggcttaattgctacttaattcttcaactaacatatagggcctactaattctttttggatttttgaggcgtgcaccactgaccgaagtccctggttcatttgtctggtcaattgaatatatgccattcgccacttgcacggttccgccattatgcactatatgcgggagagcctcgaactggcagcatacatgaaaggaagaattacgtaaccttacacagaatgttatatgactggttcaattcccattcatgtatgctgccagttcgaggctctccccgcacatagtgcataatggcggaaccgtgcaagtggcgaatagagcctttgattagaaagcacatttttattgttaacgggattgttgacaaacaaagaatagcgaaaattactcggaactggcttaaaaataaagttgcataaaatcacacagccacacttgtcataaatatgcaatgcccattttgtccaggcccgttttataaatgtatgcttttattgtcatttcactgttaagaccgcttgttttaaactttggtgctaacttaaaaaaaccttttgaatatatagcacaaacaattcttattaggcctatctaggcttctgtaacaatggcagccagttgtttgttgtctctgacatatccctgtttatagacaagttcttcacatactttcaaacatcattgctatgaatttgaccagcataaatatttatgcatgccatttcacccgtttaacattctgaacatcatttggtttatcaatcatatcggatttgctctttgtacagcccccCTATAAACGtacataaaagttgacggatccttaacccattgaatttagcgggcgcttgcacaacaggctataaatctacctacgttggtatccaaattcacgtagaacgcctttccaataatggatgtagcggaatgagctctagtgagtgcacggtactctccagggtccaggcttacttgtaaagcctacgcacggaaaacggggagtacccaaacaaaaagggagtaataaaaaaaaaaagggagtattattttaaaagggagaaactatttaaaatgggaacctatttgtgaaaagcgggaggaaagttaaaggggattatttgtaaaagggggaactatttacaaaatgggtgaaaataaaaagggtattatttgtaaggggtaattcgaaaacggggaaactatttgaaaaggggaaattaaaaaggggtaattatttgaaaaggggtgattcgaaaaggggaaactatatgaaaagggggaaagtcgaaggggaaactatatgaaaagggggaaattcgaaaagggggaactatttgaaaaggggaaagtcgaaaaggggggactatttgaaaaggagaaagtcgaaaaggggaactatttgaaaaggggaaagttaaaaggggaaatatttgaaaaggggaaagcatttcgcaaaaggggaaaactaaaatttggggatatgaattataaaagggggcgtttggcggagatcagacaccgtaatatagtccttcacccccccccccccaccccatcccACCCcaccccgattctaaatacacagcgacCAAAACCAATAACTCTTTCTacaaaattgatgccactacactaatcacacctcctacattgaacgctaaaattcttgatttttaatgctatgtaatctacattaccagtcgttctccatggacccgagggagggtctagaatGTATGACGAGAACGggcaattcccacttggtccaatcccatttggtccaatcccacttaggccaatcccatttggtctaaatcccacttggtccagtcccagttaggccatgtcccacttagtgcatgtcccacttaggtcattcccactagggccatgtcccacttagaccatgtcccactagggccatgtcccacttaggccatgtcccacttaggccatgtcccacttaggccatgtcccactaggcccagacaaacaagaacctagacctataactttggtttgcgtagtgaagtcaacactgcttagcaacgattttgacaaggacgcaacccggacgcaaacaagcagacatgttcgcgtctgcagaacatgttgcgtttgacgcgggcgataacggcgcagcaatcacgcaaacgatcgcgtttttcgttccagacatgaacgcttatttctccgcgtccgaccacccgaccaaaatcaccttggatacgtggcttcacctactgccatggttagggatgggcagttacaggtctaggtggtatgtctatgccactagggccatgtcccactaggtccatgtcccactaggtccatgtcccactagggccatgtcccactaggtcccacttgggccatgtcccactaggtccatgtcccactagggccatgtcccacttaggcaaTTGCCGACTATAAGGCCGTGTCCtcacttaaggtggctgtgtactctcagacatgcatgtagtaaaagtgcaataactttgtaattattcgcgcaaaacatataaaagtatacatttttatgaaggcaagacatcaataaatcttaatataaatacagatttggggtaaaaacaacaattgtgaagaaaatcacaaaaagtgagtttttggcaatatttgttaggtacatcataacaaaaaacactctttccaaaatattttattttgtttttagctcaatcttgaggctccattccaaaaacggttttttattttttgatattgcccttattttttgagatattgaccatataaggcatcaaaatgaacttttaaaattcaaaagcgcctatttgcacaaaatgatgcccaaaatcggaaatagaccaaaatataaaaaatgagaaaaccgtttcttgagtcgatcatgcttttacgatgatcatatttgcttacctatagatgctgtatttattgagttatcgtgtacctaaatcgtcattttaccgagaaaatgaacattgaaataatggccgttgaagtttaaagtggtcacattttgcactttcatcgaatctcacaggagaatgcgacagttttcgtttttgtaacttatattacgtgaacatcaggtaaatccacagccccttgagaagtttgagcgaaatccattcataacttgatatttaaataggggaaagaacttgaaaaaacccacattttatcagctaaaacggagccatttgaccactaggtttttgtgaaatcagtgcttccgtggtgtttccataagatgcgccgcgcatgcaaataagcgtcgcgtatttgtgcgttaacaaattgcgcgatacgcaacgcgatgagttgttgcgcgcgtgtaccttgctggtacaacaaagattttctctccttttcaatttcaaacacgagtggaatagtgaaataaaatccttaaaatattgcagttggagtttacaaatctggattttcattccttgtatttataaaaaacataataaggtacaaacatatcataaaaactcaattttgagaaagaagcaatggctagagtacacagccgcgttaattaaggttttaccgtcatcacccgattcgacttgactattgcgcctgttttcaacgcgtgcgtactccgCGTCGTGCTCGGCGTTGCGTGTTGTAGCACTATATTATAGGCTTATTAAAGGTTACGTTtgaagaacgtttcataatgaaacacaccacaacaaaattaaatgttgtgaaaatgttattgcagacatatattattttggcaacattgtcccaaattagaatatgttttgcagcatgtgttcaatgtttttgattgttattttaaaaatgttttaagcattttgtgttattgggtcaAGACCTACCACGTgtactgaattcataatgcatgcgatatagacaacaccatcaaaactattccgtttaaaaaaaaggtcatacattaaattatgatatcataattagccaaacgtttttctacaccaaaaaagttttcctctcggtaaacggcactaagcatgctaagtaggcctatgcctataataattgtaggcctattatagtcaaacacttccgcccatggtgtcaaacgcttcgctttaacatgtttaataaaataatcctctctttttggtcattcgagtcaggagaacataaagctgaaaattcctcactttgtgtaacttaaTAACATCTTTGCAGAATGGCTGTCTTTCTTACACCtgtttgtgaccaaaatacaccaaattagaattaggctaagaattttAAGGCTTGATTTATAAGTCTTTTAGTCGACATCATCATATTGTTCCTATATATTTAATATGGACACTTCTTAGCCTAAGAagtatcttaggtaacttttttttacagtgaaaactttcctgcgtaaacagacaattccttttttg
This DNA window, taken from Amphiura filiformis chromosome 16, Afil_fr2py, whole genome shotgun sequence, encodes the following:
- the LOC140172683 gene encoding macrophage mannose receptor 1-like, whose product is MSAECPPDYAFPFGSSCYKIGRDRLDRSEAAAECASNEAHLVDIKSAEEQDFIETLFRDASVKEAWFGLSVHEVGGDLLWSDGSVLEFTAWAEEDRNRGRTEELYCALLSRSEDYLWVDKRGKSCEHDHKFICEFEQTEEHLEHTECPTDYSFQLVNSCYKIGRGQKVDRSAAAAECADDKAHLVDIKSAEEQDFIDTLLRGADIREAWFGLSAHEFGGDLLWSDGTVPDFTAWAINGRNEDVDCVRLKRGKDDKYEWMDKICTDQYEFLCEFEISIEGPAIPLQGKPTSQSSTHDPTRSTSDKAVDGDTNGVYSSGSCTHTLFRAE